The window CCGATATCACGGCCCTCAAGGCCTCCAGCTATAGTGACTGGCTGACCCAGCAGATGGCGCTGGCACCCTCGGCCTCGCACCAGACCCACGCCGAAACGCGCCTGGCCCAGCTGAAGACCACCAACCCTACCGCGACCCTCAGTGCCAACCAGTTCTATGAGAGCTTCTGGGCCCAGGCCGCCACGGGGCCCGACCAGCTGCGCCAGCGCGTGAAGTTCGCCCTGTCGCAGATCTTCGTGATCTCGTTGAACGACGCCAATGTCGATGTGCGCGGGGCGACGTCCTATTACGACATGCTCGGCGCCAATGCCTTCGGCAACTTCCGCACCCTGCTCGAGAACGTGACGCTGCATCCGATGATGGGCGTCTACCTCACCAGCATCGCCAACCAGAAGGAAGACGCCACCACTGGGCGTCACCCCGACGAGAACTATGCTCGCGAGGTGATGCAACTGATGTCGATCGGGCTGTTCACCCTCAATCCCGACGGGACCTACAAGCTCGATTCGGCCGGCAATCCGATCCCCAGCTATACGGCTGAAGACATCTCCAACCTGGCCAAGGTGTTCACCGGCATGAGCTGGTACTCCACGGCCCCGTCCAACTCGACCTTCTTTGGCGGCAGCCGCAATGCTGACGCCACGGTCAGGCCGATGATCCTCTATTCGAACTACCACTCGATCTCGGCCAAGACCTTCCTGGGCGTCACCATCCCGGCCACGACCACGCCGGATCCGGCCGGTGACCTGAAGATCGCCCTCGATACGATCTTCAACCACCCCAATGTCGGCCCGTTCATGGCGCGCCGCCTGATCCAGCAACTGGTCACCAGCAATCCCAGTACGGCCTATGTCGGGCGGGTCGCTTCGGTCTTCAACAACAACGGTACGGGGACGCGCGGTGACATGGCCGCCGTGGTACGGGCGGTCCTGACCGACGCCGAGGCGCGCGATGCGACCACGGCGTCCGGCCCCACCTATGGCAAACTGCGCGAACCGATCGTGCGCATGGCCAACTGGATGCGGGCTTTCAATGTCACCTCGACCTCAGGCAATTTCCTGCTGACCTCGACCAGCGCCTCGACCTCGCTGAGCCAGTCGCCGCTGGCCTCGCCCTCGGTGTTCAACTTCTATCGGCCCGGCTATGTGCCGCCCAACACCCGGCTGGGCACCCAGAACCTGACCGCGCCGGAGTTCCAGATCGTCGATGAGGTCACGGTCGCAGGCTATCTGAACACCATGCAGACCACCATCAACAGCGGGATCGGCACGGGTTCCGACGTCAAGTCGACCTATGCCAGCGAAGTCGCCATCGCAGACGACCCCTCTGCCCTGGTCGAACGCATGAACAGACTGCTGATGTCCGGTCAGATGAGCGCTACCCTGAAGGCCAAGATCGTCGAGGCCGTCACCGGCGTTTCCATCCCCGGCGGAACCGCCACCCAGGCCCAGATCGACGCGGCCAAGCTCAATCGGGCCAAGCTGGCGGTGTTCATGACCATGGCCTCCCCCGACTATCTGACGCAGCGTTGAGGCCAGGATCATGACCGTCCGCAACCCCGATCGTCGTCACCTCCTCCGCGCCGGTGGGGCCCTGTCCCTGCTGGGGGCCGCCGCGCCCTTCGCCCTGCAACTGGCCGCAGCCGGCTCTGCGGCGGGACAAAGCGCACCTGACTACAAGGCCCTGGTCTGCATCTTTCTGTTCGGGGGCAATGACGCCCACAACATGGTGCTGGCCACTGACACCGACTCCTGGGGCCGGTACTTCGCGACCCGCAACACCGGCGTCGATCCGATCGCCCTGATGCCGGTCGGAACGGCACGCACGGCCGTCGGCGCAGTTTCACCGGTCACCGGACGCACCGCCAGCCTGGGGACGCCGGAGGCTTGGGGCGGCGTGTTGCCGATCACGCCGACGGCCCCCAACCCCGTGCCCGCCGGCACCAACGCCACCAGCCGTACCTTCGCCCTGCATCCGTTCATGGCCCCCACCCAGACGCTGTTCAACAGCGGCCGTCTGGCCATCGTGGCCAATGTCGGGACCCTGGTTCGCCCGATCACCAAGGCCCAGTACCTGGCCAAGAGTGTGGCCTATCCGGCCAACCTGTTTTCGCACAACGACCAGCAGTCGACCTGGCAGGCCGGCGCGGCTGAAGGGGTCCGCGTTGGCTGGGGCGGGCAGTTCGGCGACATGCTGAGCAGCATGAACGGCTCCAACACCCTGTTCACGGCCATTTCAACGGCCGGCAATGCCGTCTTCCTGTCGGGCCGCAACATCATCCAGTACCAGATGACCACTGCCGCCCAGCCGGCCGTCGTGGTCACGGGGACCACCGCCAACAGCCTGTTCGGCTCGACGGTCGGACCGGCCCGACTGCGCGAGATCATCCAGGACACCACTAGCGCCAGCCTCTATGCGGCCGACTATTCCACCGTGGTCAACCGCTCGATGACAGCCGCCTCGACCCTGAATACCGCCTTCACCCAGACCAATGTCACGGCCATTCCGGCCCCGCCGGCCTATACCAACGCGATCACCGGCGCGGTTGAGGCCAACACCCTGGCCACCCAGTTGCAGACCGTGGCCAAGATGATCGCCGCCAACGGCACGCTTGGCCTCAAGCGCCAGGTGTTCTTCGTCAGCCTGGGCGGCTGGGACACCCATGACAAGCAGAACACCACCCAGCCCAACCTGCTGGCCAAGGTGGCGCAGGCCATGAGCTATTTCGACGGCGTGCTGGGCAATATTGGCGGCCAGGACATGCGCGCGAATGTCACGACCTTCACGGCCTCGGACTTCTCGCGCACCTTCACCACCAATGGCGACGGCACCGACCATGCCTGGGGTGGCCACCACTTGGTGATGGGCGGCGCGGTCAAGGGCAAGAACATCTACGGCCAGTATCCGACGCTCGGCGTCGACCTGGGCACCTTCAACAACCCGGACATGGCCCGTACAGCCCTGGTGCCGACAACCTCGGTCGATCAGTACGGCGCGACCATGGGCAAGTGGATGGGGGTATCGGACACCGACCTCGACACCATCTTCCCCAACCTGCGCTACTTCACGCCGCGCTACCTGAACTTCCTGTAGCGGCATCGATCGTCGAGCGGGGCCGAAACAGGATGTCGGTCACCGCCCGGCGGCCGTTGCGGCGACTGACCTGCACGACGACCTCGACCAGTTGGCGGACATAGGTTCGCGCCATCGGCCAGCTGAGCTCGACGCCGCTGGTCAGGGCCAGAAGGGCGATCTGGTCCAGGGCCCCCTCGGGACTGTCGGCATGAACCGTGGTGATGGACCCGGGATGGCCGGTATTGACCGCGCGCAGGAAGGCGAAGGCCTCGCGACCTCGCAGTTCGCCCAGCAGGATCCTGTCGGGCCGCATGCGCAGGGCCGCGGCCAGCAGGGCGTCGGCGTCGACCCGGGCCTCGCCCTGCTCGCCGCGGACGGCCAGCAGTCCCAGAGCATTGGGGCGGTCCAGTTTCACCTCGGGCGCATCCTCGATCAGGATCAGGCGCTCGGCCGGGTCTATGGCCTTGAGCAGGGCATTGAGCAGGGTGGTCTTGCCAGACCCCGTGCCGCCCGAGATCACCATGGTCTTGCCGCGTCGCACGGCCTGACGCAGGAACTCCGGCCGGTTTCCCGTTGTCAGAAGCTCGGCCAGCACACCATCGTCGGAGGCCTCGGCGGCGGCCTCGCCTGTGACGTCGAACAGCCCTCCGGCCTCCAGCGCCTCCAGGCCCAGATCGGCAATGACATGCCGGCGGACGGCCAGGGCCACGCCCTGGCGGGTGGCGGGCGGCGCGATCAGCTGGACCCGGGAACCGTCAGGCAGGGCGGCGCTGAGCAGGGGATGCTCGCGACTGACCCCCTGGTCGGCGACGGCAGCGATCTGCCGGCCCAGCCGGCCCAGCACAACCTCGGTCAGGTCCGGCGCCTCTTCCCGCGTCAGGGCACCGTGGGTGGTCTCGACCCAGACCTCGCCGGGGCGGTTGACCAGGATGTCGGTGACATCGGGGCGCGCGAACCAAGGGGCCAGCGGGGCCAGATAGGCCTTGAGGAACAGGCCCTCGCTCATCGCGTCGCGGTCGCCGCCGGGCTGACGGTCGAGAAGTCGAGGTCACGGGCCACAAAGACGCGGATCGGCTCGCCCTGCGGCACCTTGATGGTGGGCGGGATGTCGATCTCCTTCTGCAGGGCGATCTGGGCAACGCTGGCGGCCTGGGCGGGCGAGCCGATGATGATCGCGTTGCCACCGTTGCGGTCGCCGACCGCTGCGTCCAGTCCGGCCGACAGGACCGACAGCAGGATCGAGGCCCCGAAGCGCCGGAAGAAGTGGTTGTCGGTCTCGCCCTCCAGGCCGCCGCGGCCCAGTCGGTCGCCGCCCGGCGAGCCGATGTCGACCGAGACGCCGTCCGGGGTCAGCACCCGCGACCAGACCACAAAGGCCCGCGACTGCCCGGCCGCGACGCCGCTGCGATACTGGCCGATCAGCTTGGAGCCCCGGGGAATCAGAACCCTGGACCCGTCAAAGCCGCGCACGTCGCGGGTGACTACCGCCCGGGCGAAACCCGGCAGGCTGGAATTGATCGCGGTCTCCAGCACCGCCGGGATCACTGTGCCCTGGGCCGCCAGGCTGGAGAGGTCTGACAGCCGGCTGGCCTTGGCGGTGCCGCTGCTGGAGCCGGCGACCCGTTCAGCAAAGCGCTCCTCGGCCGACAGCTTGCTGGCGTCAGAGCCGGTCGCCTCGCCCGACACTCGGCCGGGTAGGGATGGCGCCGACCCGCTGTCGGGGAGCCCGGCGACCGCGCCGCGCTGTCCGCTGAGATCGACGATCATGGCCGGTGCCCTCAGGCGGGCATAAGGATCGGACGTCGGCGTGATCGGCGCAGGGATCGGCGCAGGCGCAAAGGCCGGAGCGGCGGGGGCATTGGGCAGGGGCGGGGGCAGGGACGGATCGACCGTCGCGGGCACCACCACCATCGGCGGCGGCGGCGGCGGTACATAGGGTGGATTGGCGGCCTGATAGGCGCGTTCGGCGGCCCGGATCTTGGCTTCGCGGCCCGACTGCAGGCTGACGAAGACCACCGTGCCCAGGGCCAGGGCAGCGACCACCGCCAGGCCGACGGTCCAGGGCGATGCCGGGGCCGAAACCTGGGGTCCCAGGCCGCGCGCATGGGCGAAGACGGGGTTGTTGGAGAGATCGTTGGGCTCGGTCATTTCTGGAACCACCGCAAACGGGGCTTGGCCTTTTCGCGCGGTTTGGGGCTGAGCGGCCCCGCGGTCCGGTCGCGGTAGGCATCGTTATAGAGGCGGGTGACGTCGGTCCCGCGTCTCAGGGCAAAGCCCCGTGACACCTGGTCGACCACCACATAGCCGTCGCGCTCGGTGGAATTGACCACCGCCTCGCCGCCGTCGGCGTCGATCGCGAAGATGGCTGGATAGTCTTCGCCGGCATCGAACTGGAAATAGGTGGCCGCGCCGTCGTCGAACACCCGGGCCGGCAGGCTGCCCACCGAGCCCTCATAGCTATAGGCGGCATTGGCCACGCGCGGCGGCGGCCGGGTCTCGACCGGCGGCGGTGGCGGCTCAGGCGGCGGAGGGGGATAGTCAAAGCGCAGGGCGAACATCGCCGACCGCGCCGCCGCCGCGCCGCTGGACGGCGAGACGGACAGTTCAAAACTATACCGTCGCGCCGTGGTCACCACCGTCATGTTGGTGACCGGCGTGCGGGAGAGCGGCTTGAGAAACAGCAGGCTGGCCTTGGCGTTCGGCGTCACCTGCCAGCCCAGGGCGTCGCCGATCGAGACGTTCTCGATGCGCTCGTCGTCGGCAAACTCGATGCTGAACTGATAGCCCAGCACCCCGGTCAGGGCGACGACCTGATCGGGATCGTAGGGCGCCACGCGGATACGCGGGTCACCGGGGCCCGGCCGGGGCGTCACCGCCGCCTGTGCCGTGCCGCCTGCCAGGGCCAGCCAGACCATCAGGCCAAGTCCAAGCCGCCTCATGCCGCCCCGCCTCCAAAATCATCACGGCCGCGCACACTCGGCCGCCGGTAGGTTGCGCCGGCCGTTCCCAGGGGCGCGCCTGAGGGCACCGCCGCCGCCGAGCGCGTCGCGGCGACCGGTGGACCCGAATATCGCGGCGCATAGGTCGAGGTCTGGCTCAAAGAGGCCGCCAGGCGTTCGGCGCGCGACAGGACGCCGACCTCCCCGGCCGGCGGCTCGACCCGCGACGGGGTTTGCGGCGCACCTTCCATGGCACCATGCCGGGTCCGGGCCTTGAGCCGGAACCCGCAGGCCATCAGGGCACCCGCCAGGACCAGCCCGACCTGCACCAGGGCGAAGATCATCACCACGCCCGACACGGACAGGGCGGTGTCGACATTCAGCTCCAGGGCCACGCGCTCCTGGGCCAGGGTCAGCAGGCCTGATTCAAGGATGGTCAGCATCAGGGCGGTCGAGATCCAGCCCAGCATCGCCGCCATCAAGGTCGCCAGCAGGGCTCGAACCCAACCCTCGAAAACGCCCCGGGTCGCGGGAAACAGCAATAGGGCTACGAAGATCGGTCCCAGGGCCGTCAGCACCGCCGCCCCGACCATGGCCACGGAAAACACCCCGGCGGTCGTGAAGAACAGGGCACGGGCGGCCTGCCACAGCGCCTCGGCCGCAGCGGCATTGCCGTTGGAAAAGGCGCTGGCACCAGGGCCGGCGGCCTTGCCGAAGGCCTCGGCCGACAGGCTCAGCTGGTCATAGGCCACCTGCAGGGCACCGACCGGATCGCCGGCAAAGGCCGAGCTCTGGGCTGCCGGCCCGGTGAGCAGGCGCGCCACTTCAATGGGAGTACGATAGACCAGATCGAAGACCAGGGTCTGGAACAGGGTCCAGTTGGTCGCCAGGGCCAGCACGGCCCCGATCTTCAGGGCCGTCAGGGGCAGGTCTGACATCCGCGCGCCGGAGCCCAGCAACAGCCGATAGCCGAGCACGGCCACATAGATGACCAGGAAGGCCGTCAGCCAGGCCTGATAGGGCGAGCCCGGCGACCCGAGCGCCTCATAGCCGGACTGGGCATAGAAGCGCGCGTGGCAGTCCACCGTTTCGAGCACGCCACGGATCGCGCCGGCGTCCATGTCCAGGGCGGGACAGGCCTTCATCGCCGGGCCCCGGCCGGACCGGCCATGAAGGCCTCGAGCCACGCTTCCGGCGCATCGCCATGCTCGGCCCGCAGGGCGTCCAGACGGCGAACCCCGCGCTCATCGCCCGCCAGCACCCGCAGCAGACCCGGCAGACCCGACAGGTCGAGCCGCGCCACGACGCTATGGTCGGCCTGCTTGATCAGGAAGCAGCGGGCGGTGTCGGGCAGGGTGCGGACCAGATCGAACTCGTGCTCGCTCAGTCCGAAGCCGTCGATATAGTCGGCTGCCCGGGCCTTGGCATTGGGGAAGAAGATCTGGGTGGCAGCCTGCTCGATGATCGCCGAGGCGATCTGGCTTTCGAGGGCGTCACCGGCGCTCTGGGTGCAGAAGCCGACAATGCCGTTGCGCTTGCGGATGGTCTTCTGCCAGTCGCGGATCTTGCGGACGAACACCTCGTCGTCCAGCGCCTTCCAGCCCTCGTCGACGATGATGATTGCCGGGGACCCGTCCAGCCGCTCTTCGACGCGGTGGAACAGATACATCATCGCCGGCGTCCGCAGGGCGGGGGAGTCCAGCAGCCGGGTCATGTCGAAGCCCAGCATCGGCGCATCGAGATCGAGGCGATCTTCGGCATTGTCGAACAGCCAGGCGTGTTCGCCCTCGCCGATCCAGGGGGCCAGGCGAGCGGCCAGATCGCCGCTGGTCGGGCGGCGCGCCCCGCGCAGCAGATCCCGCAGATGGCGCAGCCGCCGATACTCCGGGCTCTGGCCAAAGCTGGCATCGATGGCGTCGGCGACCAGCGCCATATCCTCGGGCGGCAGGGGTGCGCCAGCCTGCTGCAGCAGGCGCGCCAGCCAGTCGCAGAGGAAGGCGCGGTTCTCGGCGGTATCGGGCAGTTGCAGCGGATTCAGGCCGGACGGTTCGCCCGGTGACAACAGGTCGTAGCGCCCGCCGCTGGCCCGCACAAAGATCTCGGCCCCGCGATCCTTGTCGAAGATCACCACACGCGGCGCTACCTTGCCGGCCTGGGCGACCAGGAAGTTCATCAGCGCCGTCTTGCCCGAGCCGCTGGGGCCGATGACCGTGAAGTTCCCCAGGTCGCCGGCGTGAAAGCTGAAATTGTAGGGCCCGAAGGCCGTGGTCTCCAGGACCGTGATCGGCGCGCCCCAGTGCAGGTCCCGGTCCGCGCCGCTCGGATGGCCGTGCAGGCTGGCCAGGCTGGCGAAATTGGCGGCCGAGACCAGGGCCTTGCGGGCGATGAACTTGAAATTGCCCGGGAACTGGGCCCAGAAGGCCGGCTCCAGATTGACGTCCTCGCGCACGGCGATGGCCCCGGTCTCGGCCAGGGCCGACTGCACCTCGGCCACGGCAGCGTCCAGGGAGGTCAGATCCGGTGCCTTGGCCAGGATGGTCAGGTGGTGCTCGCCATAGGCGGCCCGACCCGAGCCGACCTCGTCGCGCGCCGCTGCCAGGTCGGCGCGCAGGCTATAGGCGTCATCGTCGGCCGCGCGCAGCCGGCGCAGGGCCAGGCCCATGCGATCCAGCGAGACCTGCCGGTCGACGAAGGCGAAGCTTTCGGTCAGCACCAGTTCGAACGGCAGGCGCAGGACGGAGTCCAGCATGCCCGGTGCCGACTGGGCCGGGTAATCCTTGACCGAAACCATGGCCCCGAACTGCGAGGGCTGGTTGCCGCTGGCGGCGAACTCCATGGCGTCGAGGCCAAAGTTCAGCCGCCGCGTGGGGATGGCCTCGCCCAGATCGCCCAGGGGTGCCAGGACCGGCCGGGTCTGGGCATTGACCAGCGAAGACAGGAAAGCCGCCGGTTCTGACAGCAGTCCGCCGCCGCCCGGCTTCAGGGTCAGGGTCTGGGGGCCGTAGGCGGCCAGGGCGGCCATGAAGGTCTCGCGCGTCGCGTGAAGCTGGCGCAGGTCTGTGGCCAGGGTCGCCTGGGTCGCGGCCGGCTTGAACAGCCGCTCGATAAACCCGGCCTCGCCCTGCAGGGGGCGGCGGACCAGGGTGAGATAGAGCTCGTTCACATAAAGCCGGCGCTGGGCCAGATGGGCGCGCCAGGCGGCGTCGAGGTCGGCTCCGAACGGATTGGCGAAGGTCCCCGACAGGTCCACCGCCACCTGCCGCCGGACCACGTGGTGATAGATGGCCAGCCGCGAATGGGCCGCGCCGCGCAGCAGGGTCTCGCGCAGGGTCTTGCGATAGTTCAGCTCGTCGTCGGTGCGGGTCTCGAACGGAAATCCGGCGAGTTTGATGGTCTGGATCAAAAGACCGTCGCGGGTGCGCAGCGTGGTCTCGTCCACATGACCGGCATAGGGCAGGCGCTGGCCGACCCGCGCCTCGCGCGGTGCCAGGATGCGCGCGGCGCCTGTGCTGACGAGCCTCTGGTTCATGGTCGGTAGGCGTTGGCGCGCCAGAAGCGGAAATTGGCGACGCGGGGGCACTGGCTGGCGCGGGTGACCCACAGGTCAAAGAACCGCGGCTCGTTCAGGCAGCCCAGATAGCCGACAATGTGGATCGCCGGCGCCAGCAGCAGCGCCCAGAAGCTCTTGGTGATCAGGAAGGCCTCGAGCGTCACGATCAGGTTGAAGACCGCATAGCTGTAGGTCACGCCGGCGATCATCTGCGGGCGGGTGAGTGCCGCGAAGATGGGGTCAGAGGTCAGGCGCGGCATGGATCTCTACCCAGCGCCGGTGGCCGCGGCGCGGATGCCCGCGACGATGGCAGCAGCACCGAAGATGATGAAGCACCCGATGATCACCGTCAGGCCGCGCCGCCACTCGATCCGGCCCGCCAGCATCAGAAAGCCGACAATGGCCACGGCGATCACGGCGGCTGCGGTGGCCAGGCTGCCCAGCAGGGTGCCCTGGATCCAGGTCAGGGCCGCCAGCAGGGGGGAGGAGCCCGCCGGATCGGCGGTGACCGTCTGGGCCAGGGCGGCATGGCCCAGGGCTGAAAGGAGCAGGGCTGAGCCACCCCGTTGGAAGATCTTGCGCATGGGCATTCTACTCATACTGACCCGGCGACACGACGGCACCGGCCAAATGGTCCAGGATGGACCGGACATATTCGCGCGTTTCACGATAGGGCGGCACGCCGCCATACCGCTCAACCGCGCCAGGGCCGGCATTGTAGGCCGCCAGGGCCAGGGGCAGGTCGCCGTCGAAGCGGCGCAGCATGGACGAGAGGTAGCGGGCCCCGCCGTCGATGTTCATGTCCAGGTCCGAGGGGTCGACCCCGAGATCGCGGGCCGTGGCGGGCATCAACTGCATGGTCCCCACCGCGCCCTTCGGCGAGACGGCGCTCTGGTCCAGACGCGACTCGCGCCAGGCCACCGCCTGGATCAGGGCAGGGCTCAGGCCGGACCGGTCGGCCGCTTTGGCGATCGCGGTTCCCGAAGCGACCGTGCGGGTCGCGAGGGCCCGGGACGGCCTCGCGCTGGAAGGCGGCGGAGGGGCGATCAAGGATACAGCGCTCAGCCCCGGTCCCGCATAGACCCCGGCACCCTTGTGCAGGATGACGGTCCCGGTCGGGGTGATTTCCATGACCTGGGCCTGGCCCAGGGCGGGCAGTGACAACAGAGAAATCGCAGCGAACAGGCCGGCGGCTCTACCGCGCGCAAGCCAAGTATCACACGACGTTGCGGTCTTTCCCCTCATGCGTCTCAGCCTAAAGGTTTCGCCAAGGGCGGCAAGAGTGCAGGTGTCCTGTCAGCGCCTTCGGAGCCTCAATGGCGCGCGCCAGTCCTCTGACCGAGAGCGTGGTCCACGCCTGACTCTGGTGAATTCGGCTTTGGCGTTGCGGCACGTGCGGAGGGGCGTGGGCGCAACCCCGGGGGCTGAGGAGGCGCTGGGCGCGCTCTTCGCAATGATCGCCCCGGGGGGGCTGGTGTTTTGGCTGTCCGGGGCCCGGTTGGGCGTCAAGCGCGCCGTCTTGCAACGGGCCTTGATGTTTCCGCGCCGTCCGGCAATTATCGTATACGATTGTGCCGGCGACCGGAGGGACGTTCATGAGCGTGTTCAGGGATCAGGAGACGGTCGACCTCTCGATCCAGGAGGTGTTCGACCTGTCGCGGCGGGTGCTGATCGCGGCTGGCCTGTCCGTGCCGCACGCCGAGGCGGCGGCCCGCGTCATCACGGCCGGCGAGCGGGACGAATGCGCCTCGCACGGCCTCTATCGTCTGCCCGGATGCGTCATGACCATACGCTCGGGCAAGATGTCCCTGGACGCCGAGCCGGTGATCGAGGACGTCTCGCCGGCCCTGGTGCGGGCCGATGCGCGCCGGGCCTATTCCCTGCTGGCCTTTGAGCGCGCCGCGCCCCTGCTGGTGGAAAAGGCCAAGACGGTCGGGGTGGCGGCCCTGGTGATCAACAACT of the Caulobacter henricii genome contains:
- a CDS encoding DUF1800 domain-containing protein, which translates into the protein MPKTSRRGLLAFAAALTLGLAACGGGGGGGGSSGGGGTTPTPPARIVISDAEAARFLTQATFGVTDADITALKASSYSDWLTQQMALAPSASHQTHAETRLAQLKTTNPTATLSANQFYESFWAQAATGPDQLRQRVKFALSQIFVISLNDANVDVRGATSYYDMLGANAFGNFRTLLENVTLHPMMGVYLTSIANQKEDATTGRHPDENYAREVMQLMSIGLFTLNPDGTYKLDSAGNPIPSYTAEDISNLAKVFTGMSWYSTAPSNSTFFGGSRNADATVRPMILYSNYHSISAKTFLGVTIPATTTPDPAGDLKIALDTIFNHPNVGPFMARRLIQQLVTSNPSTAYVGRVASVFNNNGTGTRGDMAAVVRAVLTDAEARDATTASGPTYGKLREPIVRMANWMRAFNVTSTSGNFLLTSTSASTSLSQSPLASPSVFNFYRPGYVPPNTRLGTQNLTAPEFQIVDEVTVAGYLNTMQTTINSGIGTGSDVKSTYASEVAIADDPSALVERMNRLLMSGQMSATLKAKIVEAVTGVSIPGGTATQAQIDAAKLNRAKLAVFMTMASPDYLTQR
- a CDS encoding DUF1501 domain-containing protein — encoded protein: MTVRNPDRRHLLRAGGALSLLGAAAPFALQLAAAGSAAGQSAPDYKALVCIFLFGGNDAHNMVLATDTDSWGRYFATRNTGVDPIALMPVGTARTAVGAVSPVTGRTASLGTPEAWGGVLPITPTAPNPVPAGTNATSRTFALHPFMAPTQTLFNSGRLAIVANVGTLVRPITKAQYLAKSVAYPANLFSHNDQQSTWQAGAAEGVRVGWGGQFGDMLSSMNGSNTLFTAISTAGNAVFLSGRNIIQYQMTTAAQPAVVVTGTTANSLFGSTVGPARLREIIQDTTSASLYAADYSTVVNRSMTAASTLNTAFTQTNVTAIPAPPAYTNAITGAVEANTLATQLQTVAKMIAANGTLGLKRQVFFVSLGGWDTHDKQNTTQPNLLAKVAQAMSYFDGVLGNIGGQDMRANVTTFTASDFSRTFTTNGDGTDHAWGGHHLVMGGAVKGKNIYGQYPTLGVDLGTFNNPDMARTALVPTTSVDQYGATMGKWMGVSDTDLDTIFPNLRYFTPRYLNFL
- the virB11 gene encoding P-type DNA transfer ATPase VirB11: MSEGLFLKAYLAPLAPWFARPDVTDILVNRPGEVWVETTHGALTREEAPDLTEVVLGRLGRQIAAVADQGVSREHPLLSAALPDGSRVQLIAPPATRQGVALAVRRHVIADLGLEALEAGGLFDVTGEAAAEASDDGVLAELLTTGNRPEFLRQAVRRGKTMVISGGTGSGKTTLLNALLKAIDPAERLILIEDAPEVKLDRPNALGLLAVRGEQGEARVDADALLAAALRMRPDRILLGELRGREAFAFLRAVNTGHPGSITTVHADSPEGALDQIALLALTSGVELSWPMARTYVRQLVEVVVQVSRRNGRRAVTDILFRPRSTIDAATGSSGSAA
- the virB10 gene encoding type IV secretion system protein VirB10, which translates into the protein MTEPNDLSNNPVFAHARGLGPQVSAPASPWTVGLAVVAALALGTVVFVSLQSGREAKIRAAERAYQAANPPYVPPPPPPMVVVPATVDPSLPPPLPNAPAAPAFAPAPIPAPITPTSDPYARLRAPAMIVDLSGQRGAVAGLPDSGSAPSLPGRVSGEATGSDASKLSAEERFAERVAGSSSGTAKASRLSDLSSLAAQGTVIPAVLETAINSSLPGFARAVVTRDVRGFDGSRVLIPRGSKLIGQYRSGVAAGQSRAFVVWSRVLTPDGVSVDIGSPGGDRLGRGGLEGETDNHFFRRFGASILLSVLSAGLDAAVGDRNGGNAIIIGSPAQAASVAQIALQKEIDIPPTIKVPQGEPIRVFVARDLDFSTVSPAATATR
- a CDS encoding TrbG/VirB9 family P-type conjugative transfer protein gives rise to the protein MRRLGLGLMVWLALAGGTAQAAVTPRPGPGDPRIRVAPYDPDQVVALTGVLGYQFSIEFADDERIENVSIGDALGWQVTPNAKASLLFLKPLSRTPVTNMTVVTTARRYSFELSVSPSSGAAAARSAMFALRFDYPPPPPEPPPPPVETRPPPRVANAAYSYEGSVGSLPARVFDDGAATYFQFDAGEDYPAIFAIDADGGEAVVNSTERDGYVVVDQVSRGFALRRGTDVTRLYNDAYRDRTAGPLSPKPREKAKPRLRWFQK
- a CDS encoding type IV secretion system protein; the protein is MKACPALDMDAGAIRGVLETVDCHARFYAQSGYEALGSPGSPYQAWLTAFLVIYVAVLGYRLLLGSGARMSDLPLTALKIGAVLALATNWTLFQTLVFDLVYRTPIEVARLLTGPAAQSSAFAGDPVGALQVAYDQLSLSAEAFGKAAGPGASAFSNGNAAAAEALWQAARALFFTTAGVFSVAMVGAAVLTALGPIFVALLLFPATRGVFEGWVRALLATLMAAMLGWISTALMLTILESGLLTLAQERVALELNVDTALSVSGVVMIFALVQVGLVLAGALMACGFRLKARTRHGAMEGAPQTPSRVEPPAGEVGVLSRAERLAASLSQTSTYAPRYSGPPVAATRSAAAVPSGAPLGTAGATYRRPSVRGRDDFGGGAA
- a CDS encoding VirB4 family type IV secretion/conjugal transfer ATPase, which produces MNQRLVSTGAARILAPREARVGQRLPYAGHVDETTLRTRDGLLIQTIKLAGFPFETRTDDELNYRKTLRETLLRGAAHSRLAIYHHVVRRQVAVDLSGTFANPFGADLDAAWRAHLAQRRLYVNELYLTLVRRPLQGEAGFIERLFKPAATQATLATDLRQLHATRETFMAALAAYGPQTLTLKPGGGGLLSEPAAFLSSLVNAQTRPVLAPLGDLGEAIPTRRLNFGLDAMEFAASGNQPSQFGAMVSVKDYPAQSAPGMLDSVLRLPFELVLTESFAFVDRQVSLDRMGLALRRLRAADDDAYSLRADLAAARDEVGSGRAAYGEHHLTILAKAPDLTSLDAAVAEVQSALAETGAIAVREDVNLEPAFWAQFPGNFKFIARKALVSAANFASLASLHGHPSGADRDLHWGAPITVLETTAFGPYNFSFHAGDLGNFTVIGPSGSGKTALMNFLVAQAGKVAPRVVIFDKDRGAEIFVRASGGRYDLLSPGEPSGLNPLQLPDTAENRAFLCDWLARLLQQAGAPLPPEDMALVADAIDASFGQSPEYRRLRHLRDLLRGARRPTSGDLAARLAPWIGEGEHAWLFDNAEDRLDLDAPMLGFDMTRLLDSPALRTPAMMYLFHRVEERLDGSPAIIIVDEGWKALDDEVFVRKIRDWQKTIRKRNGIVGFCTQSAGDALESQIASAIIEQAATQIFFPNAKARAADYIDGFGLSEHEFDLVRTLPDTARCFLIKQADHSVVARLDLSGLPGLLRVLAGDERGVRRLDALRAEHGDAPEAWLEAFMAGPAGARR
- a CDS encoding type IV secretion system protein VirB3, with amino-acid sequence MPRLTSDPIFAALTRPQMIAGVTYSYAVFNLIVTLEAFLITKSFWALLLAPAIHIVGYLGCLNEPRFFDLWVTRASQCPRVANFRFWRANAYRP
- a CDS encoding TrbC/VirB2 family protein encodes the protein MRKIFQRGGSALLLSALGHAALAQTVTADPAGSSPLLAALTWIQGTLLGSLATAAAVIAVAIVGFLMLAGRIEWRRGLTVIIGCFIIFGAAAIVAGIRAAATGAG
- a CDS encoding lytic transglycosylase domain-containing protein → MSLPALGQAQVMEITPTGTVILHKGAGVYAGPGLSAVSLIAPPPPSSARPSRALATRTVASGTAIAKAADRSGLSPALIQAVAWRESRLDQSAVSPKGAVGTMQLMPATARDLGVDPSDLDMNIDGGARYLSSMLRRFDGDLPLALAAYNAGPGAVERYGGVPPYRETREYVRSILDHLAGAVVSPGQYE